A genomic window from Bdellovibrio sp. SKB1291214 includes:
- a CDS encoding methyl-accepting chemotaxis protein, which translates to MDNNSLKSWFRGIKGKLLFAAILPIAGFAVIFGLAYAGLGKLDAMLTTANTITTPNLIAVGELRQSRNKFNYFILASLRESTAEKRNAHIKIAREALDEYFTAYKEYSALPSPAEIADTDDAGDKVVGEFVQTMKDITDLVEKNTPETDAKVLALMDGKIATLTKTMSAMTDASIKYFEQSSIANTGIAKEAMRKTMTIMTATTVATCLAVFALLMFIAVSLSKTVGNVASRLTDSSHQVSAAVVQLNSAGNTLSQSSTEAAASLEETVAALEELTSMVQMNSDNAKQAAALSASSREAAESGENDIKNLISAMTEISHSSKKIEEIISVIDDIAFQTNLLALNAAVEAARAGEQGKGFAVVADAVRTLAQRSATSAKDISSLIKDSVAQIDSGSKIADQSGTVLANIVNSIKKVSDLNNEIAAASSEQTTGIQQISKAMNQLDQSSQSNAASAEEIAATSGEIGNLAHVTDTLTAELTEVVIGKGAVPTETESVKHEKPKTSKKVSQQKSAKVIEMKKPAAAKSPAPSKTMKSAPSSSAELIPFDEDDRKIGTTDGF; encoded by the coding sequence ATGGACAACAATTCTTTAAAATCTTGGTTCCGCGGTATAAAAGGCAAACTGCTTTTCGCAGCTATCCTTCCTATAGCGGGTTTTGCAGTTATTTTTGGGTTAGCTTATGCTGGCCTAGGTAAGCTCGATGCAATGCTCACAACAGCTAATACAATTACGACCCCGAATCTGATAGCCGTCGGCGAACTGCGCCAATCGCGCAACAAGTTCAACTATTTCATTCTTGCCTCTTTGCGTGAGTCGACAGCTGAAAAGCGTAATGCCCACATTAAGATTGCTCGTGAAGCCCTGGACGAATACTTCACGGCATATAAAGAGTATTCTGCCCTTCCTAGTCCCGCTGAAATCGCGGATACTGACGATGCCGGTGACAAAGTCGTGGGCGAGTTCGTACAGACGATGAAAGACATCACGGACCTTGTGGAAAAAAACACACCGGAAACGGATGCCAAAGTTCTTGCTTTGATGGATGGAAAAATCGCTACATTGACAAAAACAATGAGTGCGATGACGGATGCTTCTATCAAATATTTCGAGCAGTCATCTATCGCAAACACCGGGATTGCAAAAGAAGCAATGCGCAAAACGATGACAATCATGACAGCGACGACGGTTGCGACTTGTCTTGCTGTGTTTGCATTGCTGATGTTTATTGCTGTTAGTCTTTCAAAAACTGTCGGCAACGTTGCTAGCCGCTTAACTGATTCAAGCCATCAGGTGTCAGCCGCGGTAGTCCAATTAAACAGTGCCGGCAACACTCTTTCTCAATCTTCAACTGAAGCAGCTGCCTCCTTAGAGGAAACCGTTGCTGCGCTAGAGGAATTGACTTCCATGGTACAGATGAATTCTGACAACGCTAAACAAGCTGCTGCGTTGTCCGCTTCGTCTCGTGAAGCTGCTGAATCAGGTGAAAACGATATCAAGAACCTGATCTCAGCAATGACAGAAATCTCGCATTCATCTAAGAAAATTGAGGAAATTATTTCGGTCATCGATGATATTGCATTCCAAACAAACCTGTTGGCATTAAATGCCGCGGTTGAAGCTGCACGTGCCGGTGAACAAGGTAAAGGTTTTGCTGTCGTGGCAGATGCCGTCCGCACTCTTGCCCAAAGAAGTGCTACTTCCGCAAAAGATATCTCGTCATTGATCAAGGATTCAGTTGCGCAAATCGATAGCGGTAGCAAGATCGCTGATCAAAGCGGAACGGTTTTAGCGAACATCGTTAACTCGATCAAAAAAGTATCTGATCTTAACAACGAAATTGCAGCTGCAAGCTCTGAACAAACAACGGGTATCCAACAAATCAGTAAGGCCATGAACCAATTAGACCAATCCTCTCAATCTAATGCGGCTTCTGCTGAGGAAATTGCTGCAACAAGCGGAGAGATTGGCAACCTTGCACACGTTACAGATACTCTGACTGCAGAGCTGACGGAAGTTGTTATCGGTAAAGGTGCCGTTCCGACAGAAACTGAATCTGTAAAACATGAAAAACCGAAGACTTCAAAAAAGGTTTCTCAGCAGAAATCTGCGAAGGTCATCGAAATGAAAAAGCCCGCGGCGGCTAAGTCCCCTGCTCCTTCAAAAACGATGAAGTCCGCACCGTCATCCTCTGCTGAGTTGATTCCATTTGATGAAGACGACCGTAAAATCGGAACGACTGATGGATTTTAA
- the murJ gene encoding murein biosynthesis integral membrane protein MurJ: MSVEASGLKEDRKKVFKKAFFMAGGTLTSRVLGLFRDMALAALFDRTVTDAWTAAFRLPNLFRRLFGEGSLSVSFIPVFIESQAEDTSGVRARNLINAIYTLLLIVLGVVTLWGIGSMESLLRLLLADNYLLDVEKWNLTVRMARIMFGFVFFVCSYAYFMGILNALGSFALPALAPALLNISMLIFTFMPPQWFPQMGDGLAWGVFVGGLLQAVLLWWALRHRNYLPRITRHLWNPDVRLVLKNMLPGLLGMGLLQLATLVNLHFASGLGEGALSYIYWADRLLELPLSLVAVSIGAALLPTLSDLAQRKEREQFQKVMQEHFLMNLFLAVPAAIGLYFLARPIVEVLFYRGHFAVSDVAATSMVLQVYAVSLLFVSSVRVLIPSFYAVKNTWVPAVTSLIGLALHIGIAPFWIRSLGLQGLVISSLVAAAVQFVLVVALMGRFAVQMRWMAVGKELFKILIAGALMAVVAWGLAGWITYASSSLIKTLLLTLVMGLCALVYGISSLKLKIEQGSFLLDQFKRKNKS, from the coding sequence GTGTCTGTGGAGGCAAGCGGATTAAAAGAAGATCGCAAAAAGGTCTTCAAAAAAGCCTTTTTTATGGCCGGTGGGACCCTAACTAGCCGCGTTTTGGGCTTATTCCGTGATATGGCCCTGGCAGCTCTCTTTGATCGTACAGTCACAGATGCTTGGACTGCGGCATTCCGACTCCCTAATTTGTTCCGTCGACTTTTTGGCGAAGGCTCGCTGTCTGTGAGCTTTATTCCCGTTTTTATTGAATCTCAGGCCGAAGACACCTCCGGGGTCAGGGCTCGCAACCTTATAAATGCCATCTACACACTGCTTTTGATTGTTCTGGGAGTAGTGACTCTGTGGGGGATTGGCAGCATGGAATCGCTGCTTAGGCTGCTGTTGGCGGACAATTATCTGTTGGACGTGGAAAAGTGGAATCTTACGGTTCGCATGGCGCGCATTATGTTTGGGTTCGTTTTCTTTGTGTGCTCTTACGCCTATTTCATGGGCATCCTCAATGCCTTAGGGAGTTTTGCGCTGCCGGCCCTGGCTCCCGCGCTTTTGAATATTTCGATGCTGATTTTCACCTTTATGCCTCCTCAGTGGTTTCCTCAGATGGGAGATGGACTTGCGTGGGGCGTTTTCGTTGGCGGATTGCTTCAGGCGGTCCTTTTATGGTGGGCTTTGCGCCACAGAAATTATCTGCCTCGAATAACTCGGCATCTTTGGAATCCTGATGTGCGCTTGGTTTTAAAAAACATGCTGCCAGGGTTGCTGGGTATGGGGTTGTTGCAGCTTGCAACGTTGGTGAATTTGCATTTTGCAAGTGGTCTGGGAGAGGGAGCTTTATCCTATATTTATTGGGCGGATCGCCTGCTGGAGCTTCCACTGTCGTTAGTTGCTGTCAGCATCGGGGCCGCGCTATTACCGACACTCAGTGATTTGGCTCAACGCAAAGAGCGCGAGCAATTTCAAAAGGTGATGCAAGAGCATTTTCTGATGAACCTTTTTTTAGCGGTGCCCGCGGCAATTGGTTTGTACTTTCTGGCTCGACCGATTGTTGAAGTGTTATTTTATCGCGGTCATTTTGCAGTAAGCGATGTTGCGGCGACCTCTATGGTTTTGCAGGTCTACGCGGTTAGCCTATTGTTTGTGTCTTCGGTGCGCGTGCTGATTCCGTCTTTTTACGCTGTGAAAAATACGTGGGTGCCTGCCGTGACTTCGCTCATAGGGTTGGCTTTGCACATTGGAATAGCACCTTTTTGGATTCGCTCTTTAGGTCTTCAGGGCCTGGTGATTTCAAGCTTGGTTGCAGCAGCGGTGCAATTTGTTTTAGTAGTCGCTTTGATGGGTCGATTTGCAGTCCAGATGCGATGGATGGCGGTGGGCAAGGAGCTGTTTAAAATCCTCATCGCTGGTGCGTTGATGGCTGTCGTCGCCTGGGGCCTTGCCGGATGGATCACGTACGCTTCATCAAGTCTTATCAAAACATTGTTGTTAACCTTGGTGATGGGTTTGTGTGCGTTGGTTTACGGAATATCATCCCTAAAATTAAAAATCGAGCAGGGGAGTTTCCTGCTCGATCAATTTAAGCGTAAAAACAAGTCTTAA
- the rpsT gene encoding 30S ribosomal protein S20, whose product MANHKSAAKRARQSIRKTAVNNARKSTVKTAEKKLVKAIEAKDVKALPELLKNFTAQVMKAAKTGVIKKETASRKISRLSVRASAK is encoded by the coding sequence TTGGCAAATCATAAGTCAGCAGCAAAAAGAGCTCGTCAATCTATCCGTAAAACAGCAGTAAACAATGCTCGTAAAAGCACTGTAAAAACAGCTGAAAAAAAACTTGTTAAAGCTATTGAAGCTAAAGACGTTAAAGCTCTTCCTGAGTTGTTGAAAAACTTCACTGCTCAAGTAATGAAAGCAGCTAAAACTGGCGTTATCAAAAAAGAAACTGCTTCTCGCAAAATCAGCCGTCTTTCAGTACGCGCTTCTGCAAAGTAA
- a CDS encoding PilZ domain-containing protein: MAGDFQKINIPTIEDKPGGFRRQYPRRTMKRKVGVLCDGSYFIVDSGEIGEGGMSIISEYLLNEGDEVVVSFQIPAGDFVFLRGVVRSTQKKQGDSTVTHGLSFSNVNFATKRQIRAFVSARTHSSSQAA; this comes from the coding sequence ATGGCAGGCGACTTTCAAAAGATAAACATTCCAACGATCGAGGATAAACCAGGCGGGTTCCGTCGCCAGTATCCACGTCGTACGATGAAACGTAAAGTAGGGGTCCTTTGTGACGGTTCTTATTTTATCGTTGATTCAGGGGAAATCGGTGAAGGTGGTATGTCGATTATTTCGGAATACCTGCTTAACGAAGGTGACGAAGTCGTCGTCAGCTTTCAAATCCCGGCAGGGGATTTCGTATTCCTACGCGGAGTGGTTCGCTCCACACAAAAAAAACAGGGTGACTCGACAGTCACCCATGGTCTCAGCTTCAGCAATGTTAACTTTGCTACCAAAAGACAAATCCGTGCTTTTGTATCAGCACGCACTCACTCCTCATCGCAAGCTGCATAA
- a CDS encoding aspartyl protease family protein, whose protein sequence is MKSLILMALILIANTDTQAAGIALDTSGLFPQIECEIQGMRGLCALDLGADSTFISGKAAKGLKVTGEQSMQTLGGVQTYPVVEVKSLKVGGELLAANIKTLVQAEIPTTSGQELVGTIGADTFRNKTILLDNAKIVSSMAAIYIEPTSAQAKAFKTKSRMIPGQRPVIEMKMGSKTVRALFDTHASSAVTGAFVKNNPEFFKLIGRQPKTDIAGFTKSYMMAEPAQEICIQGQCAKNLWSFMVIPPQEGIDIILGIDYIQQYSWLLSPNEGKYSAIKRATKK, encoded by the coding sequence ATTCTAATGGCACTTATTTTAATCGCAAACACGGACACACAAGCCGCAGGCATTGCGTTGGATACTTCAGGGTTGTTCCCGCAAATCGAGTGCGAAATTCAAGGCATGAGGGGGCTTTGCGCTTTGGACTTAGGGGCGGATTCGACTTTTATTTCTGGCAAAGCGGCGAAGGGTTTGAAAGTCACGGGCGAGCAATCGATGCAAACATTGGGTGGAGTGCAAACATATCCTGTTGTTGAAGTGAAAAGCCTCAAGGTGGGCGGGGAATTGTTAGCTGCGAATATCAAAACATTGGTGCAAGCAGAAATTCCGACAACCTCAGGACAAGAGCTCGTCGGAACTATCGGTGCCGACACTTTCAGAAATAAGACAATTCTTTTGGATAACGCAAAAATCGTATCATCGATGGCCGCGATTTATATCGAGCCGACGTCGGCGCAGGCAAAAGCATTTAAAACAAAAAGCAGAATGATCCCGGGTCAGCGTCCAGTGATCGAAATGAAAATGGGCAGCAAAACCGTCAGAGCATTATTTGATACTCACGCTTCAAGTGCAGTCACAGGCGCGTTCGTAAAAAACAACCCAGAATTTTTCAAGCTCATAGGTCGTCAGCCGAAAACAGATATTGCGGGTTTCACAAAATCCTACATGATGGCCGAGCCCGCACAAGAAATCTGCATCCAAGGCCAATGCGCAAAAAACCTGTGGTCGTTCATGGTGATTCCACCTCAAGAAGGCATCGATATCATCCTGGGTATCGACTACATTCAACAATACAGTTGGCTGCTATCACCCAATGAGGGAAAGTACTCAGCCATCAAAAGAGCTACAAAAAAATAG